A genomic window from Gossypium hirsutum isolate 1008001.06 chromosome D12, Gossypium_hirsutum_v2.1, whole genome shotgun sequence includes:
- the LOC107945726 gene encoding uncharacterized protein — MSYPDHAPPPPPPLPAALQPPLPLYKQRSWSPDIIRNEAWLRRKGKSKNRRSKSVTDEDLDELRACIELGFGFDSLEIDQRLSNTLPALGLYQAVNKNYNHTISKYASSPSAASDCDSISSAIGSPHAIFGPGDKPQIVKTKLRQWAQVVACSVRQSS, encoded by the exons ATGTCCTATCCTGATCACGCGCCGCCACCTCCTCCTCCCTTGCCAGCAGCACTGCAACCACCGCTTCCGCTTTATAAGCAGCGATCCTGGTCACCCGACATCATCCGTAACGAAGCATGGCTTAGAAGAAAAGGAAAGAGCAAGAACCGGCGAAGCAAGAGTGTAACAGACGAAGACCTTGATGAACTCAGGGCTTGTATTGAGTTAGGATTTGGGTTTGATTCCCTAGAGATAGATCAACGCTTGTCGAATACTTTGCCAGCTCTTGGTCTTTACCAAGCAGTTAACAAGAACTACAACCACACCATCTCAAAGTATGCCTCGTCTCCTTCGGCTGCATCGGATTGTGATAGTATTTCATCCGCTATAGGTAGCCCCCACGCCATCTTTGGCCCTG GTGATAAACCACAGATAGTGAAGACAAAGCTAAGGCAATGGGCGCAGGTGGTTGCTTGTTCCGTGAGGCAAAGTTCATGA